The following are encoded in a window of Castanea sativa cultivar Marrone di Chiusa Pesio chromosome 9, ASM4071231v1 genomic DNA:
- the LOC142609911 gene encoding putative pentatricopeptide repeat-containing protein At3g13770, mitochondrial isoform X2, with amino-acid sequence MLRKFNWFFPYTKHVVVSFSSINEPCTRQISLSSFPPNSPYLKSLFHNGHLKEALLEMAVQGPEMRFEGYDTLLNECINQRAIREGQRVHTHMIKTCYLPPVYLRTRLIVLYCKCECLGDARQMLDEMPERNVVSWTAMISAYSQRGYASEALNLFVQMLRSGSNGLNLGRQVHSFIIKTSFESHIYVGSSLLDMYAKAGRIHEAQGVFESLPERDVVSCTAIISGYAQLGHDEEALELFRRLQMEGMSSNYVTYASVLTALSGLSALDHGKQVHNHVLRSELPSYVVLQNSLIDMYSKCGSLNYSRRIFDGMPERTVISWNAMLMGYSKHGMGREVVELFELMREENKVKPDSVTILAVLSGCSHGGMEERGLEFFFEMENGKLGVEPVIEHYGCVVDLLGRAGQVEEAFKFIKKMPFEPTAAIWGSLLGACRVHSNVDIGEFVGRRLLEIEPENAGNYVILSNLYASAGRWEDVRTLRELMSEKAVIKEPGRSWIELDQILHTFS; translated from the exons atgctCCGGAAATTCAATTGGTTTTTCCCTTATACCAAACATGTAGTAGTATCATTTTCTTCCATCAATGAACCATGTACTCGGCAAATTTCCCTTTCTTCCTTCCCTCCAAACTCCCCATATTTAAAATCTCTCTTTCACAACGGTCACCTCAAAGAAGCCTTGCTAGAGATGGCCGTTCAAGGCCCCGAAATGAGGTTCGAAGGCTATGACACGCTCTTAAATGAGTGCATAAACCAAAGAGCCATCAGAGAAGGCCAAAGGGTCCATACCCACATGATCAAAACCTGTTATCTCCCTCCTGTCTACCTCAGGACCAGGCTTATCGTTCTGTACTGTAAGTGTGAGTGTTTAGGTGATGCGCGGCAAATGCTCGATGAAATGCCTGAAAGGAACGTGGTTTCATGGACGGCCATGATTTCAGCCTATTCTCAGAGAGGGTATGCCTCCGAAGCCTTGAATCTTTTTGTACAGATGTTGAGATCAG GTTCCAATGGGCTTAACCTGGGAAGGCAAGTCCACTCTTTCATAATTAAAACAAGTTTTGAATCCCATATATATGTTGGAAGCTCGCTTCTTGACATGTATGCCAAAGCTGGTAGAATTCATGAAGCTCAAGGAGTTTTTGAAAGCTTGCCAGAAAGAGATGTTGTTTCTTGTACTGCTATAATCTCAGGCTATGCCCAACTTGGCCATGATGAAGAAGCACTGGAGCTATTCCGTAGGTTGCAGATGGAAGGAATGAGTTCAAATTATGTCACATATGCCAGTGTTTTAACTGCATTATCTGGTCTTTCTGCATTAGATCATGGAAAGCAAGTTCACAATCATGTCCTTCGATCTGAACTACCCTCATATGTGGTTCTTCAGAATTCTCTAATTGATATGTATTCAAAATGTGGAAGCCTTAACTACTCTAGAAGGATCTTTGATGGTATGCCTGAGAGAACTGTCATCTCATGGAATGCAATGCTCATGGGGTATAGCAAGCATGGAATGGGAAGAGAGGTGGTTGAGCTTTTTGAATTgatgagagaagaaaataaagtcAAACCTGACAGCGTCACTATTTTGGCCGTTTTATCAGGTTGCAGCCATGGAGGAATGGAAGAAAGGGGACTGGAATTTTTCTTTGAGATGGAAAATGGGAAGCTCGGTGTTGAGCCAGTGATTGAGCACTATGGGTGTGTTGTTGATTTGCTTGGGCGTGCTGGCCAAGTAGAAGAGGCTTTTAAGTTTATCAAAAAGATGCCTTTTGAGCCAACTGCTGCTATATGGGGTTCACTTTTAGGTGCATGTAGGGTTCACTCAAATGTTGACATTGGTGAATTTGTGGGCCGTCGACTTTTAGAAATTGAGCCTGAAAATGCTGGGAATTATGTAATTCTTTCCAATTTATATGCTTCTGCAGGAAGATGGGAAGATGTAAGAACTTTAAGGGAATTGATGAGTGAGAAGGCTGTGATAAAGGAGCCAGGAAGAAGCTGGATTGAGCTCGATCAAATCCTTCATACTTTCAGTTAA
- the LOC142609911 gene encoding putative pentatricopeptide repeat-containing protein At3g13770, mitochondrial isoform X1, with product MLRKFNWFFPYTKHVVVSFSSINEPCTRQISLSSFPPNSPYLKSLFHNGHLKEALLEMAVQGPEMRFEGYDTLLNECINQRAIREGQRVHTHMIKTCYLPPVYLRTRLIVLYCKCECLGDARQMLDEMPERNVVSWTAMISAYSQRGYASEALNLFVQMLRSGTEPNEFTFATVLTSCIGSNGLNLGRQVHSFIIKTSFESHIYVGSSLLDMYAKAGRIHEAQGVFESLPERDVVSCTAIISGYAQLGHDEEALELFRRLQMEGMSSNYVTYASVLTALSGLSALDHGKQVHNHVLRSELPSYVVLQNSLIDMYSKCGSLNYSRRIFDGMPERTVISWNAMLMGYSKHGMGREVVELFELMREENKVKPDSVTILAVLSGCSHGGMEERGLEFFFEMENGKLGVEPVIEHYGCVVDLLGRAGQVEEAFKFIKKMPFEPTAAIWGSLLGACRVHSNVDIGEFVGRRLLEIEPENAGNYVILSNLYASAGRWEDVRTLRELMSEKAVIKEPGRSWIELDQILHTFS from the exons atgctCCGGAAATTCAATTGGTTTTTCCCTTATACCAAACATGTAGTAGTATCATTTTCTTCCATCAATGAACCATGTACTCGGCAAATTTCCCTTTCTTCCTTCCCTCCAAACTCCCCATATTTAAAATCTCTCTTTCACAACGGTCACCTCAAAGAAGCCTTGCTAGAGATGGCCGTTCAAGGCCCCGAAATGAGGTTCGAAGGCTATGACACGCTCTTAAATGAGTGCATAAACCAAAGAGCCATCAGAGAAGGCCAAAGGGTCCATACCCACATGATCAAAACCTGTTATCTCCCTCCTGTCTACCTCAGGACCAGGCTTATCGTTCTGTACTGTAAGTGTGAGTGTTTAGGTGATGCGCGGCAAATGCTCGATGAAATGCCTGAAAGGAACGTGGTTTCATGGACGGCCATGATTTCAGCCTATTCTCAGAGAGGGTATGCCTCCGAAGCCTTGAATCTTTTTGTACAGATGTTGAGATCAG GTACTGAGCCTAATGAGTTCACTTTCGCCACTGTACTTACTTCTTGTATAGGTTCCAATGGGCTTAACCTGGGAAGGCAAGTCCACTCTTTCATAATTAAAACAAGTTTTGAATCCCATATATATGTTGGAAGCTCGCTTCTTGACATGTATGCCAAAGCTGGTAGAATTCATGAAGCTCAAGGAGTTTTTGAAAGCTTGCCAGAAAGAGATGTTGTTTCTTGTACTGCTATAATCTCAGGCTATGCCCAACTTGGCCATGATGAAGAAGCACTGGAGCTATTCCGTAGGTTGCAGATGGAAGGAATGAGTTCAAATTATGTCACATATGCCAGTGTTTTAACTGCATTATCTGGTCTTTCTGCATTAGATCATGGAAAGCAAGTTCACAATCATGTCCTTCGATCTGAACTACCCTCATATGTGGTTCTTCAGAATTCTCTAATTGATATGTATTCAAAATGTGGAAGCCTTAACTACTCTAGAAGGATCTTTGATGGTATGCCTGAGAGAACTGTCATCTCATGGAATGCAATGCTCATGGGGTATAGCAAGCATGGAATGGGAAGAGAGGTGGTTGAGCTTTTTGAATTgatgagagaagaaaataaagtcAAACCTGACAGCGTCACTATTTTGGCCGTTTTATCAGGTTGCAGCCATGGAGGAATGGAAGAAAGGGGACTGGAATTTTTCTTTGAGATGGAAAATGGGAAGCTCGGTGTTGAGCCAGTGATTGAGCACTATGGGTGTGTTGTTGATTTGCTTGGGCGTGCTGGCCAAGTAGAAGAGGCTTTTAAGTTTATCAAAAAGATGCCTTTTGAGCCAACTGCTGCTATATGGGGTTCACTTTTAGGTGCATGTAGGGTTCACTCAAATGTTGACATTGGTGAATTTGTGGGCCGTCGACTTTTAGAAATTGAGCCTGAAAATGCTGGGAATTATGTAATTCTTTCCAATTTATATGCTTCTGCAGGAAGATGGGAAGATGTAAGAACTTTAAGGGAATTGATGAGTGAGAAGGCTGTGATAAAGGAGCCAGGAAGAAGCTGGATTGAGCTCGATCAAATCCTTCATACTTTCAGTTAA